The following is a genomic window from Equus asinus isolate D_3611 breed Donkey chromosome 3, EquAss-T2T_v2, whole genome shotgun sequence.
atgagctgCCTAGAGAGAGAGGCAATGTTCTGTTTATGGCATTATTACAGCACCAATTGTATGATCAACTGGTGAAGATGTTTTAAAGGATGTAAATGTTTCTGGAAGTTTCAGCCAAGGATTTCTCATACTGGCTTTTCATCAGAATTACATGGAGTGCCTTTACAAACCGCAAATGTCTCTTTCCCGTCCCTCTTCCCACCGAGATCTGGCTTCACTCGCTTTGGGATGAAACTCCGGAATGTCTGTGTTAGCTGTGATTCTGATGCTTCTCTGGATTTGGGAACCACTGAACCAGATCCCTTTGCAGCCCCTTCTCAGCCTCTGCGTTCTTTGGGCCAGTGGTTTGCTTGGGTTCCGGTTGCAGCCACTGCTTCCTCTCTCTTAACGGGATGAGAATGTTGATGAGAGTAGCATTCTTAGATGATAAAAAGTCTGATTTCAGGGATCGGCTCTGTCAGACTGGGCCTAGAAATCATCTAGATGAGCAAGCAGACGCAAACGGCTGGCTTGCTTGAGGTCATTTGATTAGTAGCAGAAGTTCTGAGCGTCACTTCTGTCTCCCTTCACTGAAGCCAGTTTACGAGTCTGGAAAATAAAGTGTGCATCAACTTCTACTGGCGACTCCTCTGAAAGTCCTACCTGTTGTACATACCAGGAGTGCAGTGGAAAATACAAGTCCTTGTCTTTGCCCTTGCCTGTTTGCCAGTACGAGGCATTCACATGTCCTGTCCTGTTTGCAGTTTCCTTGCAGAGGTACGTCTTTGAACATTGAGGGCATAGCGCCTTGCAACTCCCCAGGCCTTTGCCAGCTTGATGTCTAAGTGTCACATATATGCTTAAGGTAGGGCAAGTCTGATTGAGTCTCTTGCTGCCGCCAGGGCTTGATCGCATGCTGGGAACTGCTTTTGAAAGGAAGCAGCAAAATAGGGAAAGACAAcactgcaaaagaaaataaagctgggtATCAAATATGGTATGTTCTTACGGTGCTTTCCGAAAATGCTTTTAACAGACGGGTTTTATGCTAGATCTGAATATGCAGTAATTGTTTCTCTCGACCCTGCAGAGACCTTCTGCTCCCCCCGATCAGCCTTTCAGACTGACTTTGCGCGGCTCCTGGCCTGTTGCAGTGTGCAGGAGGCAGCTGCGGATTCTCCTCACTGCTGCCCACCGTTGGGCACACACTTGCCCCGTGCGCCTGTGTGCCTCTTGACACTTAGAGAAGCACTTGAAAACTTCAAAAGTGTTCTCTTACGCTCCTTAATGTTTCAGCCACGGTCGTCGCACTGTGGGAGAGGTTGGAGAAGTGTCCTTGATTCTGACTGCCAGATGGAAAAATGGCGGCTCAAAAGGGTTAAGTGGTTTTTTAAGGTCATAAAAGAAAGGCTTTTAGCAGATCCCAAACTAGAATCATTTTTGTTTGGCCTCTAGTTCTGTGTATTCTGAAAATAGAACATGATTTAAAGATAATTATCgatttttgtataaaaattaGTCACTGTGTTTATTCATATCATGGTATTGCTCTGGAAAACATTTGCACCTGTGCTGCCACCATCTCGCTGGGTCTCCTGCCGCCATCACTTCACCCTCACAGGTGCCGTCCTCGCAGCAGCTGGAGGCTGGTGTTGCCGCGAGCCCCTTGCTGTTCCTCTTGTGCTGAGGCCAGCTTCCCACAGACCTTCGCCCCCTCCCTGCTCAAGCACCCTCTCCCAGAAGCCTCAGTGCCTGTTCCCTGGCTGCGCCAGggctctgctcaaatgtcagctGATGGGGAGGCCTTTCTTGACGATCCACACCTCCGTGCCCCGACCTTCCAGCCTCATCACAGATATACACCCTAGTGCCCCTCTTTATACCCCATGAGGGGGTAGAGCAAACCAGAGACTGATTTGCTTCTGGTCCCTGCCCTGCAGGACTTAGACCAGTGCCGGCACATGGTAGATGCTTAATAAGATGTTGAAGGAGTAAGGATTTGTCTGCCTAGTGTCGTCAGTAAATTATTGGCTGCTTACCACTTGTGAAAGCAGGTGGAGCGTTTGCGGTGAGTTCGATCCAGGCAGATAATCAGCTGCAATGTAGAAGCATTGGACACCTGAGCCGAagccctggctccaccacttgaTAACTTGCATTTAGAAGCGGATAGCAACCTCCTCTACACGGCTTTAGAGAGGTCAATGTGAAGTTATACCTGGGAAACTGCTAGGATGCTCCCAGTGACACTTGAAAATAACTTTTCACTGACGGAAAGCTGCTCTGAATGACTGCCGTGATCTCCTCGCCTGTGTTTATGTTTGATCCAAAGCAATGAGTTTCAGGAGACTGAGTCTGAAGATTAGGCTTGTTATGTATTACTATCAAGTTGTGTCTAAGATAAGTCGAGATTTAGCATAAAATTCCCAAGGTCATTGAAATGTAGAGTACGTTTGGAGACAGCTTAGCTAAACCTTAAGTTCACCTATTAATCATGctctatgatttcttttttcccctttagtgTTGCCTGGAATATCAGAGAATTGGAAACAACTATATTTTGGGATTATGTACCTACTCTGGTGGCATATAAGAAAAGATAATTGTCTGCTCCCAGGAAGTAGCTGCTTCTCTCCTAATCACAAAGTATATTGAAGGATGCCTCCTAAGGATCGTATCATATGAAATCTTTCTGCATTTCAATGGACtcttcttagaaatgcaaataaagaagATGAAGGATATTGGACAGCAATTATATACTCCACAAGTGAATGATGGACCTAATTCCTTGACCATGTCACCCAAACAACCTAATGCTAACAGAGCAACTCGACCAGATAGACAGGAAGCTCAGACTCTTTTGTATCAAGGCTCAGAGGCAGAGGCTGCCATGATGACCATTGCTACATGTGTAAAATGCAAAAGTGTTCACAAAATCCCTCTTCAGGATTTGAAAAAGGGTACTGGGCAAAGCCAGAAGGAAGACAGATACGTTTGCTTCAAATGCAACCTGGGCGTGGCTCCTCCCCAATTTCATTTTGTGAACAGTAATCCCAGTGCTGCCCATGTAGGAAATAAAACTGAAACCATCGCCAGTTCCGTCAGTAACAAATTTAAGGTAAGGAACTTTAAGCCAGGCAAATACTATTGTGATAAATGTCGATTTTCCACCAAGGACCCTCTGCAGTACAAAAAGCACACGCTTCAACATGAGGAGATTAAGTTCATCTGTTCTCACTGCAGCTACATTTCCTACACAAAAGGAGAGTTTCAGAGGCACTTGGTGAAACATACAGGCATATTCCCCTATCAGTGTGAGTACTGTGACTACGGTGCTATTAGAAATGATTATATTGTCAAACACAGGAAGAGAGTACACGAGAGGGCTGGCGGAAAACGGCCACCCAGAACTGTGGCCAAGCTGGAGCCCAAGAGAATCAGCACATCCAAACAAAACCCAGAGCTCGGAAAAGCTTCCCACCCAAGGACTACCTTCCAAAATAAGTTGTCAGATCAACTCTCAAGGTTCTCCCTCCACGCAAACAGAGACAAAATGCACAACATCATGTTGTTACCTGAATCAAGGGAATACCaaaaagatgtggtgtgtgttcCAAATAAAGCGCCCCTGTCGGAGCCAAACGAAGTCAGTCTGTTTGAGAACAGGAGTGTGGAGGTGGAAGTGTTGTCCCCCTCGCAGGAGCCCGTACAGCCAGGAATGCCACTGACAGTTGTGGCCCCAGCGGAGCTTGTCGTCCCTGCAAACTGTTTAGCCCAGCTGATAGATGTGAAAGTTGTCAATGGAACACAGCAGCTCGTCCTGAAGCTCTTTCctctggaagaaaataattgccTTGAACCTGGTGGGCCCGATGGAGGTAACTCTGAGCATATGACTAAAAAGGGTCCAAATGAACGGGAGAAAATGGTTTCTGTGGAACAAACAAAGTCACTAATGATTGAGGGGAGTGTCGGAAAACTTGCAGGCATTGATAATCTTCAATCATCGGCTCAGAAGcaacttaaaaatgtgaaatggGTAAGCTCTTATGACTTCTTCATGTCAAATTCTGGTGTGCACAACTATGGAGAGTCCCTTCTCAGCTCTAAGACTGTGGAGAATttgcagaaaaaaagtaacatgtATCCACATAGAACTCCGCTTCCTTCTCTTGCCTTAAAAGGTCATTCTCCATCATCTGTAGCAAAAAACAGTGTTTTATGTGGTCTTGGAACTGCACCAAACCCGTTTCCATACAAAGCTGCAGTTTCTTTTACCGAAGATGGAAGAAATGTGCACAGTGACTCACAGCATCTATTTCCTCCTGCTGCATCGCCTGCAGCCatttctttctctggagaaaagaATTTATTGCCCATGAGTAAAACTGACTTGGAATCTAGAAGCGAGATCAGTATTCCTGTAAAAATGGTTCCGTCTAATAGGAGGTTGAAAGACAGCCAGACAGAGGAACAGAAGGCAGTTTCAAACATAGGCCAGCTGTCCTCTCCACATAAAAGTGAGTATTTACACATAAACATAACAGGAGAAGACAGAACCAGGTCTCAACAGCCTGGGGATAAACCTTTGGAACTAAAGAATTCTGAAAGGACTAATGACTCTTTTGAAGGCCCAATCATCTCTTCAGTATTTTCTCTGAGCTCTGGATCTGAAAATGTCCCTGAGGGCGTTAAGTGGAATAGTTCAACATCCAAAATAAAGTCAATTGAACTCTTGCGCAGAAAGATAGCTCAGTTAATTGAATCCTGTGGCAAGCCTTCATCTTTGGCTGCAAATAGTATGCATCGTCGTTCTGCAGGGCAGACATCAAAGGTAACTTCGAAAGCTAACCCTGAAGATATTCAAGACATTAATGTGTCATTTAGTGGCACTGACTATTCCACAGACACTCTCCAAAAACCTCAGAATGACTGTGGCCTTAATGGACAACTTGCTCATCAGCAAATATATCCACAGTTTGTAGAAGGCAGCAATGGGGAAACTGAAAGCAGAGTAGCCAGGAAGGCTCACGTTGCTACTCCAGTCCTGATCCCCAAAGGGGCTGTCTTGAGGGTTCTTAATTCCTCAGAGGATGCCCACATCATCGAGGCTACCTGTGAAGGACCTGTCAGCATCCCCTGCAGTAAGACACAGTTAACAAAACCTCTTCCGTTCTGCCCAGTGAAACAGACACACTCAGACTTACAGCCTTTGACAAGTGAAAGTGGGCCAATTGACATGTCCCAAAATCTTGACACATCTGTTCGGCCTAAACCAAGAAAAGAGAGTGCTACTTGCAGCACCACCCCTAGAAAACTCGGCCCCCTGCACAGACCACCAGGAAGCAGTGAATTGAGCAAGCACGGGAAACTGCTTTCCAGAAGTCTTcctataagtaaaaataaaaccaaacaa
Proteins encoded in this region:
- the ZNF518B gene encoding zinc finger protein 518B, encoding MQIKKMKDIGQQLYTPQVNDGPNSLTMSPKQPNANRATRPDRQEAQTLLYQGSEAEAAMMTIATCVKCKSVHKIPLQDLKKGTGQSQKEDRYVCFKCNLGVAPPQFHFVNSNPSAAHVGNKTETIASSVSNKFKVRNFKPGKYYCDKCRFSTKDPLQYKKHTLQHEEIKFICSHCSYISYTKGEFQRHLVKHTGIFPYQCEYCDYGAIRNDYIVKHRKRVHERAGGKRPPRTVAKLEPKRISTSKQNPELGKASHPRTTFQNKLSDQLSRFSLHANRDKMHNIMLLPESREYQKDVVCVPNKAPLSEPNEVSLFENRSVEVEVLSPSQEPVQPGMPLTVVAPAELVVPANCLAQLIDVKVVNGTQQLVLKLFPLEENNCLEPGGPDGGNSEHMTKKGPNEREKMVSVEQTKSLMIEGSVGKLAGIDNLQSSAQKQLKNVKWVSSYDFFMSNSGVHNYGESLLSSKTVENLQKKSNMYPHRTPLPSLALKGHSPSSVAKNSVLCGLGTAPNPFPYKAAVSFTEDGRNVHSDSQHLFPPAASPAAISFSGEKNLLPMSKTDLESRSEISIPVKMVPSNRRLKDSQTEEQKAVSNIGQLSSPHKSEYLHINITGEDRTRSQQPGDKPLELKNSERTNDSFEGPIISSVFSLSSGSENVPEGVKWNSSTSKIKSIELLRRKIAQLIESCGKPSSLAANSMHRRSAGQTSKVTSKANPEDIQDINVSFSGTDYSTDTLQKPQNDCGLNGQLAHQQIYPQFVEGSNGETESRVARKAHVATPVLIPKGAVLRVLNSSEDAHIIEATCEGPVSIPCSKTQLTKPLPFCPVKQTHSDLQPLTSESGPIDMSQNLDTSVRPKPRKESATCSTTPRKLGPLHRPPGSSELSKHGKLLSRSLPISKNKTKQVNSSKKRSKIQADPSRCLKDPSIFQVARQLRLIAAKPDQLIKCPRRNQPVIVLNHPDVDSPEVTNVMKVINKYKGNVLKVVLSERTRCQLGIRRHHVRLTYQNAEEASQIKRQMMLKMKLKKVHRNNYQVVDSLPDDSAQCIFKCWFCGRLYEDQEEWMSHGQRHLIEATRDWDVLSSKGK